A part of Synchiropus splendidus isolate RoL2022-P1 chromosome 19, RoL_Sspl_1.0, whole genome shotgun sequence genomic DNA contains:
- the LOC128750518 gene encoding growth hormone secretagogue receptor type 1-like codes for MDLLQLSEQGSGCEEVHCGLGSALVEDCTGPQCQWQEPVIGLVALVCVTVISIPLMLFGLLGNSLTILVVWLRPHMRSCTYLYVSSMAISDLLILLLLPLDLYKLWRPRPWTLGDLTCKLTIFLSECCTFCTILHITFLSLERYVAICWPITAKTLVTSRRTRAVIGCLWISAAVSAAPALIMVGVEDVGEDGDMRECRCSHYAITSGLMSAMLVLSNLYFLVPICILTVVYGLIGRTLWLRPQSSRRDQSHRSTVKMLGVIVLAFVLCWLPFHVGRTIFSLSLDTHLYFLYTLSQYFNLVSSILYYLSAAINPLLYNLMSERYRLAARSLLQTRTATQRRRRAFTSTQSTTLV; via the exons ATGGATCTGCTGCAGTTGTCAGAGCAGGGCAGCGGCTGCGAGGAGGTCCACTGCGGCCTGGGCTCAGCCCTGGTGGAGGACTGTACTGGACCCCAGTGTCAGTGGCAGGAACCTGTGATTGGACTGGTGGCGTTAG TGTGTGTGACGGTTATTTCCATCCCCCTGATGCTGTTTGGCCTCCTGGGAAACAGCCTCACCATCCTGGTGGTGTGGCTCCGCCCCCACATGAGAAGCTGTACCTACCTGTACGTGAGCAGTATGGCCATCAGCGACCTgctcatcctgctgctgctgccgctcgaCCTCTACAAG CTCTGGCGCCCCAGACCCTGGACTCTGGGAGACCTGACCTGTAAGTTGACCATCTTCCTGTCCGAGTGCTGCACTTTCTGCACCATCCTCCACATCACCTTCCTCTCGCTGGAGCGATAtgtcgccatctgctggccgATCACCGCCAAGACGCTGGTCACCAGCCGCAGGACCAGAGCGGTGATCGGCTGCCTGTGGATCAGCGCCGCTGTCAGCGCGGCGCCGGCGCTGATCATGGTGGGGGTGGAGGATGTTGGGGAGGATGGAG ACATGAGGGAGTGTCGCTGCTCGCACTACGCCATCACCTCGGGCCTCATGTCCGCCATGTTGGTCCTCTCCAACCTCTACTTCCTGGTTCCGATCTGTATCCTGACCGTGGTGTATGGGCTGATCGGGCGCACTCTTTGGCTGCGGCCGCAGAGTAGCCGGAGAGACCAGAGTCACCGCAGCACAGTCAAGATGTTGG GAGTGATCGTGCTGGCGTTCGTCCTCTGCTGGTTGCCCTTCCATGTCGGCCGCAccatcttctctctgtctctgg ACACACACCTGTACTTCCTCTACACTCTGTCGCAGTACTTCAACCTGGTGTCGTCCATCCTCTACTACCTCAGCGCCGCCATCAACCCGCTTCTCTACAACCTCATGTCGGAGCGCTACAGGCTGGCAGCACGCAGCCTCCTGCAGACGCGTACGGCCACGCAACGCCGCCGCCGCGCCTTCACCTCCACGCAGTCCACCACGCTGGTGTAG
- the eci1 gene encoding enoyl-CoA delta isomerase 1, mitochondrial: MVFPEGVVTPSGHQERNNILRWRCGRDVLWSVHLLAEPVKMALRAALRNKCLLSGLHSCSRHGAASSVLQTRLNSSSPSMTVDLDQGTGVAVMRMQSPPVNSLSLDFLTEFCINVEKLEMDKSCRGLIITSNLPKVFSGGLDIMEMYGKSPERCAEFWKSVQEMWLKVYGSNMVTIAAINGSSPAGGCLMSMCCDYRIMADNPRYCIGLNETRLGIVAPFWFKETMVSTIGHRHTELALELGMLYSPTEALKIGLVDQVVPQDQLMTAAAETMQQWLAIPDHARQLSKSMMRKPTIDRLTSCREADIQNFVSFITRDSIQKSLRVYLETLKKRKA; encoded by the exons ATGGTTTTTCCGGAAGGTGTAGTGACACCATCTGGCCACCAGGAGCGAAATAACATACTCCGGTGGCGCTGTGGGCGTGATGTGCTTTGGAGTGTACATTTATTAGCAGAGCCCGTCAAGATGGCATTGAGAGCAGCGTTGAGGAATAAGTGCCTTTTATCAG GTCTTCACTCCTGCAGCCGTCATGGCGCCGCGTCCTCCGTTCTCCAGACCAGGCTCAACTCCTCATCACCCAGCATGACAGTGGACCTGGACCAGGGCACAG GCGTGGCTGTGATGCGCATGCAGAGTCCGCCAGTCAACAGCCTCAGCCTGGACTTCCTCACCGAGTTCTGCATCAacgtggagaagctggagatggACAAGAGCTGCCGTGGCCTCATCATCACCTCG AACCTGCCCAAGGTCTTCTCTGGCGGACTGGACATCATGGAGATGTACGGGAAGAGCCCAGAGCGCTGCGCCGAGTTCTGGAAAAGCGTCCAGGAGATGTGGCTGAAGGTCTACGGCTCCAACATGGTCACCATCGCAGCCATCAAT GGCTCCAGTCCGGCGGGCGGGTGTCTGATGTCCATGTGCTGCGACTACAGGATCATGGCGGACAACCCTCGCTACTGCATTGGACTGAATGAGACGCGGCTCGGCATCGTGGCTCCTTTCTG GTTCAAGGAGACCATGGTCAGCACGATTGGCCACCGCCACACTGAGCTGGCGCTGGAGCTGGGGATGCTATACTCGCCCACGGAAGCCCTGAAGATCGGCCTGGTGGACCAGGTGGTGCCACAGGACCAGCTCATGACCGCGGCAGCAGAAACCATGCAGCAGTGGTTGGCCATTCCAG ATCACGCCCGGCAGCTCTCCAAGTCCATGATGAGGAAGCCCACCATCGACCGGCTGACGTCCTGCCGGGAGGCAGACATCCAGAACTTTGTCAGCTTCATCACCAGAGACTCCATCCAGAAGTCGCTTCGCGTCTATCTGGAGAcgctgaagaagaggaaggcctGA
- the dnase1 gene encoding deoxyribonuclease-1 has product MRRVCSLLWSLALLHLASSLLLGAFNVKSFGDKKASNATIMGLLSQIVQRYDIVLIQEVRDKDLSATTKLMEHVNKNTAFTYRHIVSEPLGRSSYKERYLFLYREATVSVLDSFTYDDGCESCGTDTFIREPFVVKFSSVYSALQSFVLVPQHTSPDFALEETDALYDVVADVRARWDTDLLILLGDFNTDCNYVSGAEWQKIRLFTDKSFHWLIGDDADTTVTHTHCAYDRIVVSDEMKKGIQPGSAGVYDFMRDLNLSLELALAVSDHFPVDVKLLRSTARV; this is encoded by the exons ATGCGCCGCGTCTGCTCTCTGCTTTGGTCGCTGGCCCTGCTGCACCTGGCCTCCTCGCTGCTGCTGGGCGCCTTCAACGTCAAGTCCTTTGGAGACAAGAAGGCCTCCAATGCCACCATCATGGGCCTCCTGAGCCAG ATCGTCCAGCGCTACGACATCGTTCTGATCCAGGAGGTCCGGGACAAGGATCTGTCTGCGACGACCAAACTGATGGAGCACGTCAACAA AAACACTGCCTTCACATACAGGCACATCGTCAGCGAACCTCTTGGCCGGAGTTCATATAAAGAGCGATACCTCTTCCTCTACAG GGAAGCAACGGTTTCGGTGCTGGACAGTTTCACCTACGATGACGGCTGCGAGTCCTGCGGCACCGACACCTTCATCAGAGAACCCTTTGTGGTCAAGTTCTCCTCCGTGTACTCCG CGCTGCAGAGCTTCGTCCTCGTGCCTCAACACACGTCCCCGGACTTCGCTCTGGAGGAGACGGACGCGCTCTACGACGTGGTGGCCGACGTGCGAGCCCGCTGGGACACCGAC CTGCTGATCCTGCTCGGAGACTTCAACACTGACTGTAACTACGTATCCGGAGCCGAGTGGCAGAAGATCCGACTGTTCACCGACAAAAGCTTCCACTGGCTGATCGGAGACGACGCGGACACCACGGTGACTCACACGCACTGTGCTTACGACAG GATCGTGGTCTCGGATGAGATGAAGAAGGGGATCCAGCCGGGCAGCGCCGGAGTCTACGACTTCATGAGGGACCTGAACCTGAGTCTCGAACTG GCGCTGGCGGTGAGCGATCACTTCCCCGTCGATGTCAAGCTGCTGCGCTCGACTGCGAGGGTCTGA
- the nat15 gene encoding N-alpha-acetyltransferase 60, translating to MSDVVPPTALSEVQLRFLCHDDIESVKVLCGDWFPIEYPDSWYQDITSNKKFFSLAATFRGGIVGMIVAEIKGRTKVHKEDGDILASSFPVDTQVAYILSLGVVKEFRKHGIGSLLLDSLKEHISTTAQDHCKAIYLHVLTTNNTAIHFYENRDFRQHHYLPYYYSIRGVLKDGFTYVLYINGGHPPWTIFDYIQHIGSALASLSPCSIPQRLYRQAQSLLRSLLPWSNIASKTGIQYSRTM from the exons ATGAGTGACGTGGTGCCGCCCACAGCTCTCAGTGAAGTCCAGCTCCGCTTCTTGTGCCACGATGACATAGAGAGTGTGAAAGTGCTGTGCGGGGATTGGTTCCCAATCGA GTATCCAGACTCATGGTATCAGGATATTACCTCCAACAAGAAGTTCTTCTCCCTGGCTGCCACCTTCAGAGGAGGCATCGTGGGAATGATTGTGGCCGAAATCAAAGGCCGGACCAAAGTACACAAAGAG GATGGAGACATTCTGGCCTCCAGTTTCCCGGTGGACACACAGGTAGCCTACATCCTCAGCCTGGGTGTGGTCAAAGAGTTCAGGAAACACGGAATAG GCTCCCTACTGCTGGACAGTCTGAAGGAGCACATCTCCACCACGGCCCAGGATCACTGTAAGGCCATCTACCTTCACGTCCTCACCACCAACAACACTGCCATCCACTTTTACGAGAACCGGGACTTCAGGCAACACCACTACCTGCCCTACTACTACTCCATCCGAGGCGTCCTGAAGGACGGCTTCACCTACGTGCTCTACATCAACGGAGGGCATCCGCCCTGGACCATATT TGACTATATCCAGCACATTGGCTCGGCTCTGGCCAGTCTCAGCCCGTGCTCCATCCCCCAGAGGCTTTACCGCCAGGCCCAGTCGCTGCTGCGCTCCCTGCTGCCCTGGTCCAACATCGCCTCCAAGACCGGCATCCAGTACAGCCGCACCATGTGA
- the carhsp1 gene encoding calcium-regulated heat-stable protein 1 isoform X1: MCHPLSPPQNSTMSSEPMPVQGSGPKTPPLTSTGSPESLQPPVSRHRDRSPSPMRGYLIPSPLPTRRNRTCSATARAAEGPTFTGVCKCFSRSKGHGFITPSEGGSDIFVHISDIEGEYVPVEGDKVSYKVCSIPPKHQKVQAVEVTITNLKPGSTHETWAGQVVSS, encoded by the exons ATGT GTCACCCACTGTCTCCCCCCCAGAACTCCACCATGTCTTCTGAGCCCATGCCTGTCCAGGGGTCTGGACCTAAGACCCCACCACTGACCTCTACTGGATCTCCAG AGTCTCTGCAGCCTCCAGTCTCCAGACACCGAGACCGCTCCCCGTCCCCCATGAGAGGGTACCTCATCCCCAGCCCCCTGCCCACCCGCAGGAACAGGACCTGCTCAGC GACGGCTCGGGCGGCAGAGGGTCCCACGTTCACTGGAGTGTGTAAGTGCTTCTCTCGCTCCAAAGGCCACGGCTTCATCACGCCATCGGAGGGTGGCAGCGACATCTTTGTTCACATCTCAGA CATCGAGGGCGAGTACGTGCCTGTGGAGGGCGACAAGGTGAGCTACAAGGTCTGTTCAATCCCGCCCAAACACCAGAAGGTGCAGGCCGTGGAAGTCACCATCACCAACCTGAAGCCTGGGAGCACACACGAGACCTGGGCGGGGCAGGTGGTCAGCAGCTGA
- the carhsp1 gene encoding calcium-regulated heat-stable protein 1 isoform X2, producing MSSEPMPVQGSGPKTPPLTSTGSPESLQPPVSRHRDRSPSPMRGYLIPSPLPTRRNRTCSATARAAEGPTFTGVCKCFSRSKGHGFITPSEGGSDIFVHISDIEGEYVPVEGDKVSYKVCSIPPKHQKVQAVEVTITNLKPGSTHETWAGQVVSS from the exons ATGTCTTCTGAGCCCATGCCTGTCCAGGGGTCTGGACCTAAGACCCCACCACTGACCTCTACTGGATCTCCAG AGTCTCTGCAGCCTCCAGTCTCCAGACACCGAGACCGCTCCCCGTCCCCCATGAGAGGGTACCTCATCCCCAGCCCCCTGCCCACCCGCAGGAACAGGACCTGCTCAGC GACGGCTCGGGCGGCAGAGGGTCCCACGTTCACTGGAGTGTGTAAGTGCTTCTCTCGCTCCAAAGGCCACGGCTTCATCACGCCATCGGAGGGTGGCAGCGACATCTTTGTTCACATCTCAGA CATCGAGGGCGAGTACGTGCCTGTGGAGGGCGACAAGGTGAGCTACAAGGTCTGTTCAATCCCGCCCAAACACCAGAAGGTGCAGGCCGTGGAAGTCACCATCACCAACCTGAAGCCTGGGAGCACACACGAGACCTGGGCGGGGCAGGTGGTCAGCAGCTGA